One window from the genome of Clupea harengus chromosome 19, Ch_v2.0.2, whole genome shotgun sequence encodes:
- the atp6v1c1b gene encoding V-type proton ATPase subunit C 1-B: MTEFWLISAPGDKTCQQTWDKMNMATTRTNNISTNNKFNIPDLKVGTLDVLVGLSDELAKIDSFVESVVKKVAQYMADVLEDSRDKVQENLLANGVDLITYITRFQWDMAKYPIKQSLKNISEIVTKQVTQIDNDLKARASAYNNLKGNLQNLERKNAGSLLTRSLADIVKKEDFVLDSEYLITMLVVVPKINYADWQRTYESLAEMVVPRSTNLLFEDGESGLFSVTLFRKAVDDFRHKARENKFGVRDFQYNEEEMKADKEEMTRLSTDKKKQFGPLVRWLKVNFSEAFIAWIHIKALRVFVESVLRYGLPVNFQAMLLQPNKKNMKKLREVLNDLYKHLDSSAAVIDAAMDIPGLNLSQQEYYPYVYYKIDCNLLDFK; the protein is encoded by the exons ATGACTGAGTTCTGGTTGATTTCGGCCCCCGGCGATAAAACTTGCCAGCAAACATGGGACAAGATGAACATGGCTACCACACGCACCAACAACATTTCCACCAACAACAAGTTCAATATCCCTGatcttaag GTTGGAACCCTGGATGTTCTTGTGGGTCTGTCAGATGAGCTGGCTAAAATCGACTCTTTTGTGGAAAG TGTTGTGAAAAAGGTGGCGCAGTACATGGCAGATGTGCTGGAGGACAGCCGAGACAAAGTCCAAGAGAACCTGCTGGCCAATGGAG TTGATTTGATTACCTACATAACAAGGTTCCAATGGGACATGGCCAAATACCCAATCAAACAGTCTTTGAAGAATATCTCCGAGATCGTCACCAAG CAAGTGACTCAGATCGATAATGACTTGAAGGCCAGAGCATCTGCTTATAACAACCTGAAAGGCAACCTCCAGAACCTGGAGCGGAAGAATGC GGGAAGCTTGCTCACCAGGAGTTTGGCTGACATTGTGAAGAAAGAGGACTTTGTGCTTGACTCAGAATATCTTATTACCATGTTGGTTGTGGTTCCAAA GATAAACTATGCTGACTGGCAGAGAACATATGAAAGCCTGGCTGAAATGGTGGTTCCCCGCTCAACAAA TCTGTTGtttgaggatggagagagtggccTGTTCAGTGTGACCCTCTTCAGAAAGGCGGTAGATGACTTCAGGCACAAGGCCCGGGAAAATAA GTTTGGTGTTCGTGACTTCCAGTACAACGAGGAGGAGATGAAAGCAGATAAAGAGGAGATGACCCGCCTCTCCACTGACAAGAAGAAGCAGTTT GGCCCGCTGGTTCGGTGGCTCAAGGTGAACTTCAGTGAGGCATTCATAGCCTGGATCCACATCAAGgctctgcgtgtgtttgtggagtcTGTCTTGAG GTACGGGCTGCCAGTCAACTTCCAGGCCATGCTCCTTCAGCCCAATAAGAAGAACATGAAGAAGCTCAGGGAGGTCCTTAATGACCTCTACAAACACCTAGACAGCAGTGCGGCCGTTATAGAC GCCGCCATGGATATTCCTGGTCTGAACCTGAGCCAGCAAGAGTACTACCCTTATGTTTACTACAAGATCGACTGTAACCTGCTGGATTTCAAATAA